One genomic window of Psychrobacillus sp. INOP01 includes the following:
- a CDS encoding nitronate monooxygenase family protein, which yields MAFHTRVTKLLSTKLPIVQGGLAYLAYSDLCAAVSNAGGLGQVTAMSLKTPEELREEIHKVRKLTDKPFGVNFAIGQTGRPYDHMLQVAIEEEVPVISMTGGNPAPILEKLASTSIKKLVLVAAKRQAQKAEELGADAVMVVGQEGGGHLGRDDVGSIVLIPQVVDAVSIPVIASGGIADGRGWMAAHALGAEGIEMGTRFIATKECIHASPAYKNSLINSGEMDTVIIKKSIGAPARAIKNSWTDSILSIERANPTYDALKDYISGEANKQFIYEGDEDKGFGWAGQSVGLIKDIPSVQELFDRMEMQAMDIRNKWK from the coding sequence ATGGCTTTTCATACAAGGGTTACAAAATTATTAAGTACGAAGCTTCCAATTGTTCAAGGAGGGCTTGCTTATTTAGCGTATTCTGATTTATGTGCAGCTGTTTCAAACGCGGGAGGTTTAGGACAGGTAACTGCCATGAGTTTAAAGACGCCAGAAGAATTACGGGAAGAAATACATAAAGTCAGAAAGTTGACGGACAAACCTTTTGGTGTAAATTTTGCAATTGGTCAGACAGGGAGACCTTATGATCATATGTTACAAGTGGCTATAGAGGAAGAGGTTCCGGTAATATCGATGACTGGAGGAAATCCAGCTCCAATATTAGAAAAACTCGCAAGTACATCGATTAAAAAGCTAGTACTTGTTGCTGCTAAACGACAAGCTCAAAAAGCAGAGGAGCTTGGTGCTGATGCAGTTATGGTAGTGGGACAAGAAGGTGGAGGGCATCTTGGAAGAGATGATGTCGGATCTATCGTGTTAATCCCTCAAGTAGTGGATGCTGTTTCTATTCCAGTCATTGCTTCTGGTGGTATAGCAGACGGGCGGGGATGGATGGCTGCTCATGCACTAGGGGCAGAAGGGATTGAAATGGGTACCAGATTCATCGCTACAAAAGAATGTATTCATGCTTCACCTGCTTATAAAAATTCATTAATAAATAGCGGAGAAATGGATACTGTAATTATTAAGAAATCCATCGGTGCTCCTGCAAGAGCTATAAAAAATAGTTGGACAGATTCGATTTTAAGTATTGAAAGAGCGAATCCAACATATGATGCTCTTAAGGACTATATTAGTGGTGAAGCTAATAAGCAGTTCATTTATGAAGGTGATGAAGATAAAGGCTTTGGTTGGGCAGGGCAGTCAGTAGGGTTAATAAAGGATATCCCTTCCGTACAAGAATTATTCGATCGCATGGAAATGCAAGCAATGGATATACGAAATAAGTGGAAATAA
- a CDS encoding UPF0223 family protein, giving the protein MEYTYPFSLDWSTEEIVDVVQFFEAIEKAYENGIKREELMKRYRRFKEIVPSIAEEKTYFREFEKESGYVSFPIIKKMKELPDSAIIKG; this is encoded by the coding sequence ATGGAATACACATACCCTTTTTCATTGGATTGGTCGACAGAAGAAATAGTAGATGTAGTGCAATTTTTTGAAGCGATAGAAAAAGCATATGAAAATGGAATCAAACGAGAAGAACTAATGAAAAGATACCGAAGATTTAAAGAAATAGTACCTTCTATTGCAGAAGAAAAAACTTATTTTCGTGAATTTGAAAAAGAAAGTGGTTATGTAAGTTTCCCTATTATAAAAAAGATGAAAGAACTACCGGATAGTGCAATTATTAAAGGATAA
- the typA gene encoding translational GTPase TypA has product MTNIRQDLRNIAIIAHVDHGKTTLVDQLLKQSGTFRSNEHVDERAMDSNDIERERGITILAKNTAVDYNGTRINILDTPGHADFGGEVERILKMVDGVLLVVDAYEGCMPQTRFVLKKALEQKLTPIVVVNKVDKDSARPLEVVDEVLELFIELGADEDQLEFPVVYASGVNGTASLDEDPAKQEENMKCLFEMIISAIPAPIDNSDEPLQFQVALLDYNDYVGRIGIGRVFRGTIEVGQQISLMKLDGTAKNYRVTKLFGFFGLKRDEIQSAKAGDLIAVSGMEDINVGETVCPTNHQEALVPLRIDEPTLQMTFLTNNSPFVGREGKWITSSKIEERLRSQLETDVSLRVEDTDSPDAWTVSGRGELHLSILIENMRREGFELQVSKPEVIIREIDGKKCEPIERVQIDVPEDSVGSIIESMGTRKGEMVDMVNNGSGQVRLIFMVPARGLIGYTTEFMSLTKGYGIINHTFDSYQPVVSGRVGGRHQGVLVSMETGKSTTYGMMGIEDRGTLFVEPGTDIYEGMIVGENNRDADITVNITKAKQKTNIRSANKDQTNVIKRPRILTLEEAIEFLGDDEYLEITPQSIRLRKKVLEKSERERVTKKKKNAEVE; this is encoded by the coding sequence ATGACAAATATACGTCAAGATTTAAGAAACATTGCAATTATAGCACACGTTGACCATGGGAAAACGACATTAGTCGACCAATTATTAAAACAATCAGGTACTTTTCGTTCAAATGAACATGTTGATGAGAGAGCCATGGACTCTAATGATATAGAGCGTGAACGCGGTATTACAATTTTAGCAAAAAATACAGCAGTCGATTACAATGGGACACGTATTAACATCCTTGATACGCCTGGACATGCTGACTTCGGTGGCGAAGTAGAACGTATTTTAAAAATGGTAGATGGTGTTTTACTAGTTGTCGATGCATATGAAGGTTGTATGCCTCAAACGCGTTTCGTATTGAAAAAAGCGTTAGAACAAAAGTTAACGCCAATTGTAGTAGTAAACAAAGTAGATAAAGATTCAGCTCGTCCACTAGAAGTAGTAGATGAAGTTCTTGAATTGTTCATAGAATTAGGTGCAGATGAAGATCAACTAGAATTCCCAGTTGTTTATGCTTCAGGTGTAAACGGTACTGCTTCTTTAGATGAAGATCCTGCTAAACAAGAAGAAAACATGAAATGTCTTTTCGAAATGATTATTTCTGCGATTCCAGCACCAATTGATAACTCGGATGAGCCATTACAATTCCAAGTAGCATTGCTAGATTATAATGACTATGTGGGTCGTATTGGTATTGGTCGCGTATTCCGCGGTACAATTGAAGTGGGTCAACAAATTTCATTAATGAAACTTGATGGAACTGCTAAAAATTACCGTGTAACAAAATTATTTGGATTCTTCGGTTTAAAACGTGATGAAATCCAATCGGCTAAAGCTGGGGATCTAATTGCTGTTTCTGGTATGGAAGATATTAACGTAGGGGAAACAGTTTGTCCTACAAACCATCAAGAAGCTTTAGTTCCATTACGTATTGATGAGCCAACTTTACAAATGACTTTCTTAACAAACAACTCACCATTTGTTGGCCGTGAAGGTAAATGGATTACTTCAAGTAAAATTGAAGAGCGTCTTCGTTCTCAATTAGAAACAGATGTATCTTTACGTGTTGAAGATACTGATTCTCCTGATGCTTGGACTGTTTCAGGTCGCGGAGAGCTTCATTTGTCGATTTTAATCGAAAATATGCGTCGTGAAGGTTTTGAATTACAAGTTTCTAAACCAGAAGTAATTATTCGTGAAATTGATGGCAAAAAATGTGAGCCAATCGAACGCGTTCAAATTGATGTTCCAGAGGACAGTGTAGGTTCAATTATCGAATCTATGGGTACTCGTAAAGGCGAAATGGTCGATATGGTCAACAATGGTAGTGGACAAGTTCGTTTAATCTTTATGGTTCCTGCTCGTGGATTAATCGGTTATACAACAGAATTCATGTCCCTTACTAAAGGTTATGGTATTATCAACCATACTTTCGATAGCTATCAACCAGTAGTTTCTGGTCGTGTTGGTGGACGTCACCAAGGTGTGCTTGTTTCTATGGAAACAGGTAAATCAACAACTTACGGTATGATGGGTATTGAAGACCGTGGTACTTTATTCGTTGAACCAGGTACTGATATTTATGAAGGTATGATCGTCGGTGAAAATAATCGTGATGCCGATATCACTGTAAATATTACAAAAGCAAAACAAAAAACTAATATTCGTTCAGCTAACAAAGATCAAACGAACGTGATTAAGAGACCTCGTATTTTAACTCTTGAAGAAGCAATTGAGTTCTTAGGAGATGATGAGTATTTAGAAATTACTCCTCAATCGATCCGTTTACGTAAAAAAGTTCTTGAGAAGAGCGAACGCGAACGTGTAACGAAGAAAAAGAAAAATGCAGAAGTTGAATAA
- a CDS encoding YlaN family protein, which translates to MDTNIQISYQDKALELLKKDAEKIAQLIKVQMDNLTMPQCPLYEEVLDTQMFGLSREIDFAVKLGLLEKSEGKEIIASLEKELSVLHEIHTEK; encoded by the coding sequence ATGGATACTAATATACAAATTTCGTATCAAGATAAGGCTTTAGAGCTTTTGAAAAAAGATGCAGAAAAGATTGCACAGCTTATTAAAGTGCAGATGGATAACTTAACGATGCCTCAATGTCCTCTTTATGAAGAGGTTTTAGACACACAAATGTTTGGATTATCACGTGAAATAGATTTTGCGGTAAAACTTGGTCTTTTAGAGAAAAGTGAAGGGAAAGAGATTATCGCTTCTCTTGAAAAAGAATTATCCGTTTTACATGAGATTCATACAGAAAAATAA
- a CDS encoding YktB family protein translates to MSKTFWTEEDFDVFQIDGLENRMAGLIEKVRPKFEELGNHYSHYFSTILGQEYYPHVAKHARRSVNPPKDSWVAFAPYKRGYKALPHFQIGLWGSHAFIILAVIYEAPDKVTIGERLLKKKALFNKLPADFIISGDHMKPEAFLLKKEKKEGLEQLLVRLKDVKKAEFLVGRHISKEEAVQLSVEEFLKLAEETFDYLMPIYKTMIQMK, encoded by the coding sequence ATGAGCAAAACATTTTGGACTGAAGAAGATTTTGATGTCTTTCAAATAGATGGACTTGAAAACAGAATGGCTGGATTGATCGAAAAAGTAAGACCTAAATTCGAGGAGTTAGGCAATCATTATAGTCATTATTTTTCTACAATACTTGGACAAGAATATTATCCTCACGTGGCAAAGCATGCAAGACGTTCAGTTAACCCTCCAAAGGATAGCTGGGTCGCATTTGCACCTTATAAGAGAGGGTATAAAGCTCTACCTCACTTCCAAATAGGATTATGGGGTAGCCATGCTTTTATCATATTGGCGGTTATTTATGAAGCGCCCGATAAAGTAACTATTGGTGAACGATTATTAAAGAAAAAAGCGTTATTTAACAAATTGCCTGCCGACTTTATCATTTCCGGAGATCATATGAAGCCAGAAGCATTCCTGTTAAAAAAGGAAAAGAAAGAAGGTCTTGAGCAACTACTGGTCCGTTTAAAAGATGTAAAAAAAGCAGAATTTTTAGTAGGTCGTCATATTAGTAAAGAAGAAGCAGTACAGCTTTCCGTGGAGGAGTTTCTAAAACTTGCAGAAGAAACATTTGATTATTTAATGCCAATATATAAAACAATGATCCAAATGAAATAA
- a CDS encoding YlaI family protein: MKVQCAICDRIDELPDDLPLAKKLRNRPIHTYMCPECHDRIEERTNSRLATGKFVFYKSSRLIENEF; this comes from the coding sequence ATGAAAGTACAATGTGCCATTTGTGATCGAATTGATGAACTTCCAGATGATTTACCTCTTGCTAAGAAGCTCAGAAATCGTCCAATTCACACGTATATGTGTCCAGAGTGTCATGACCGTATTGAAGAAAGAACTAACAGTCGTCTTGCAACTGGGAAGTTTGTTTTTTATAAGAGTTCACGTCTAATTGAAAATGAGTTTTAA
- a CDS encoding peptidyl-prolyl cis-trans isomerase, whose amino-acid sequence MELIIPVKGAVKFNITLDPTVWIFDDRKIDLDEFFSGEYEYKDELEEYTKVTSAHWSREIIEGSTNPPTLQTEKKYERTKVLTSTFGIDMKPFILNSEPLPNATRVVVETTEGEHIFALEDLDTLLLKFSHKGKPLREDGPVHVLKKDGSNINTPLKCVTAFRVE is encoded by the coding sequence TTGGAACTTATCATACCAGTTAAAGGTGCAGTTAAATTTAATATTACGTTAGACCCTACCGTTTGGATTTTCGATGATCGTAAAATCGATTTGGATGAGTTTTTTTCTGGTGAGTATGAGTACAAAGATGAGCTAGAAGAGTATACAAAAGTCACATCGGCTCACTGGTCACGTGAAATCATTGAAGGATCTACAAACCCACCAACTTTACAAACAGAAAAAAAATATGAACGTACAAAAGTACTAACAAGTACTTTCGGAATTGATATGAAACCTTTTATCCTGAATTCTGAACCTTTGCCAAACGCAACAAGAGTTGTGGTCGAAACGACAGAGGGTGAACATATATTTGCTTTAGAAGATTTAGATACGCTATTGTTAAAGTTTAGTCATAAGGGTAAACCACTTCGTGAGGATGGCCCTGTACATGTATTGAAAAAAGATGGATCAAATATTAATACTCCGTTAAAATGTGTCACTGCGTTTCGTGTAGAATAG
- a CDS encoding FtsW/RodA/SpoVE family cell cycle protein, whose product MISYLKRYARNFDYPLFFVYLALCLFGLVMIYSASMGWAVMNYGWEPDYFFNKQKTNLLLCIPVFFVTAFFPYKHYKNKSMMQLMLLVMFTLLFLVHIIGVGGESGSQSWLDLGFNLQPSEIAKLVIVLYFAGIFAKKSENGTLDKLNESVGPPLIVLFFVFVSIMMETDVGNTMIISFVAISVIAASGIKFKSFSKIIGLIGIVIIAGLFAIYMMKDALLTPHRRGRLEAFFNPFDYEQGYGYQIVNGYIAIGSGGLTGLGLGNSNQKYGYLPEPHTDFIMSIIAEELGLIGVLIVLCGLFFIVFKAINIALHTKDPQARMIAAGIGSIIGFQTFINLGGMLGIIPLTGVPLPFISYGGTSIIILSAAIGILMNVSMFVKHEKK is encoded by the coding sequence ATGATTTCATATTTAAAACGTTATGCAAGAAATTTTGATTACCCATTATTTTTTGTCTACTTAGCTTTGTGCTTATTTGGTTTGGTAATGATTTATAGCGCAAGTATGGGCTGGGCAGTAATGAATTACGGCTGGGAGCCTGATTATTTTTTCAACAAGCAAAAAACAAATTTATTACTTTGTATTCCAGTATTCTTCGTAACCGCCTTTTTTCCTTATAAGCATTATAAAAATAAATCAATGATGCAACTGATGCTTCTAGTTATGTTTACACTTTTATTTTTAGTGCATATTATCGGAGTCGGTGGGGAAAGTGGTTCCCAAAGTTGGCTCGACTTAGGGTTTAACCTACAACCATCGGAAATTGCGAAACTAGTGATAGTTTTATATTTCGCTGGGATATTTGCAAAAAAATCAGAAAATGGTACATTAGATAAATTAAATGAATCAGTTGGTCCACCATTAATTGTGCTATTTTTTGTTTTCGTGTCAATCATGATGGAGACAGATGTTGGCAATACAATGATTATTAGTTTTGTAGCTATTTCAGTAATTGCAGCTAGTGGAATTAAATTTAAATCATTTTCCAAAATAATCGGATTAATTGGTATAGTTATAATAGCGGGACTATTTGCAATCTATATGATGAAAGATGCATTGTTGACTCCCCATCGTAGAGGAAGATTAGAAGCATTTTTCAATCCTTTTGATTACGAGCAAGGATATGGATATCAAATTGTGAATGGTTATATTGCTATTGGATCAGGTGGTTTAACAGGCTTAGGTTTAGGGAATTCCAATCAAAAATATGGATATTTGCCCGAGCCACATACTGATTTCATTATGTCTATCATTGCAGAAGAGCTTGGTCTTATTGGGGTATTAATTGTTTTATGTGGATTGTTCTTTATTGTATTTAAAGCTATTAATATTGCTTTACATACAAAGGATCCTCAAGCTCGTATGATTGCTGCGGGTATTGGCAGTATTATAGGATTTCAAACATTTATAAACTTAGGAGGAATGCTTGGGATTATCCCGCTGACCGGGGTACCACTTCCATTTATAAGTTACGGAGGTACTTCTATTATTATTTTATCGGCAGCAATTGGGATATTGATGAACGTATCTATGTTCGTGAAGCATGAAAAAAAATAG
- a CDS encoding aminotransferase class I/II-fold pyridoxal phosphate-dependent enzyme produces MSQLETPLFDALLKHRNRHPIQFHIPGHKKGKGMDPAFREFVGDNVLSIDLINIAPLDDLHSPKGVIKKAQQLAAEAFGADETFFSVQGTSGAIMTMILTICGPGDKILVPRNVHKSIMSAIVFAGAIPVFIHPEVDKELGISHGISVESVEKALEAHPDAKGLLVINPTYFGLAADLKRIVELSHEKGIPVVVDEAHGVHIHFHDSLPVSAMQAGADMAATSVHKLGGSMTQSSILNVKEGLVSTKRVQSILSMLTTTSTSYPLLASLDTARRQLAIHGEDLIGDAIRLAKDTRKRINAIPHIRCVGEEILKTSATYDMDPTKLLISVKDLGMTGYDAEIWLREKANIEVELSDLYNILCLITLGDTKKEVNLLVNALSRMVAAHESDAVVVEPSVTLPDIPGLAMSPRDAFYAATESIQLKEASGRISAEFVMVYPPGIPIFIPGEIITQGNIDYITMNIEAGLPVQGPEDDTLEMIHVIKEHQAIF; encoded by the coding sequence TTGTCACAATTAGAAACTCCATTATTCGATGCATTATTAAAGCATCGAAATCGTCATCCAATCCAGTTTCACATTCCTGGACATAAAAAAGGGAAAGGGATGGACCCTGCATTTCGAGAGTTCGTTGGAGATAATGTACTTTCTATAGACCTGATCAATATTGCTCCTTTAGATGATTTACATTCACCTAAAGGTGTTATTAAAAAAGCACAGCAATTGGCAGCTGAAGCGTTCGGTGCTGATGAAACATTTTTCTCTGTACAAGGGACAAGTGGTGCAATTATGACTATGATACTTACAATTTGTGGACCCGGAGATAAGATTCTTGTTCCACGAAATGTTCATAAATCGATTATGTCCGCAATTGTGTTTGCTGGCGCGATTCCAGTTTTTATCCATCCGGAGGTAGATAAAGAATTAGGAATCTCTCACGGTATATCGGTTGAATCGGTAGAAAAGGCATTAGAGGCACATCCGGACGCAAAAGGATTATTAGTTATTAATCCTACTTATTTTGGTTTAGCAGCGGATCTTAAAAGGATTGTAGAGCTTTCACATGAGAAAGGGATTCCTGTTGTAGTAGACGAGGCACACGGAGTTCATATTCATTTCCACGATTCACTTCCAGTTTCTGCAATGCAAGCTGGGGCTGATATGGCAGCAACATCTGTTCATAAATTAGGTGGATCGATGACTCAAAGTTCTATTCTCAATGTAAAAGAAGGTTTAGTATCCACTAAGCGTGTCCAGTCTATTTTGTCTATGTTAACAACAACTTCCACATCCTATCCGTTGCTTGCATCTTTAGATACTGCAAGACGTCAACTAGCTATCCATGGTGAGGATTTAATTGGAGATGCAATTAGACTTGCAAAAGATACACGTAAACGTATTAACGCAATCCCACATATCCGCTGTGTAGGGGAAGAAATATTAAAAACTTCTGCTACGTATGATATGGATCCAACTAAACTATTAATAAGTGTTAAAGACTTAGGAATGACAGGGTATGATGCGGAAATCTGGTTAAGAGAAAAAGCAAATATAGAAGTAGAACTTTCTGACTTGTATAATATTCTATGCTTGATCACACTTGGAGATACGAAAAAAGAAGTTAACCTACTTGTTAATGCTCTCTCAAGAATGGTAGCTGCTCATGAATCTGATGCAGTTGTCGTAGAACCATCTGTTACTCTGCCGGATATACCAGGACTAGCTATGTCCCCTAGGGATGCTTTTTACGCTGCTACAGAATCTATTCAACTAAAAGAAGCAAGTGGCCGTATTTCTGCAGAGTTCGTAATGGTTTATCCACCAGGTATCCCGATTTTTATTCCCGGGGAAATAATTACGCAAGGTAATATCGACTATATTACGATGAATATCGAAGCAGGGTTACCTGTGCAAGGTCCTGAAGATGACACTCTTGAGATGATACACGTCATTAAAGAACATCAAGCGATATTTTAA
- a CDS encoding YlaH-like family protein has translation MEEKQFVFGRMSSISRYIYEVMPSYDIAGYVLFILIFLLSVLVYKLGFAKKLRFSQNAVIYVFLLLGCLMLTFLAFFLPVVEGLIVAALILIIYKIRLRLEKRQSSTT, from the coding sequence TTGGAGGAAAAGCAATTCGTATTTGGTAGAATGTCTAGTATATCGAGATATATTTATGAGGTTATGCCATCTTACGATATAGCTGGATATGTACTATTTATTTTAATCTTCTTGCTTTCTGTGCTTGTGTACAAGCTTGGATTTGCTAAGAAATTGCGTTTTAGTCAAAATGCTGTCATTTACGTATTCTTGTTATTAGGTTGTCTGATGTTGACGTTCCTCGCATTTTTCCTTCCAGTTGTGGAAGGGTTAATCGTGGCAGCGTTGATCCTAATCATTTATAAAATACGCTTACGACTTGAGAAAAGACAAAGCTCGACTACTTAA
- a CDS encoding YlaF family protein, which translates to MGNIKWIFALYSLGAILSMALIGIAIALRNIPLIFVFLILLFVIMGFGFKTKKKMRDAGLL; encoded by the coding sequence TTGGGTAATATTAAATGGATTTTCGCACTTTATTCCCTAGGCGCAATTTTATCAATGGCACTTATTGGGATTGCTATTGCACTACGAAATATTCCACTTATTTTTGTATTCCTTATCTTATTATTCGTCATTATGGGATTTGGTTTCAAAACAAAGAAAAAAATGCGTGACGCAGGTTTGCTCTAA
- a CDS encoding inositol monophosphatase family protein: protein MDIHKLDTYAKSLIKEAAYNIKTSLSSELIIESKSEANDLVTNIDKETEQFFIRHIKADFAGHRIFGEEGFGDDIKDLDGYVWLLDPIDGTTNFIHQKQNFAISLGIYKDGVGILGYIYNVMEDTLLSGSLNGGAYLNDMRLPKLHASSVEEAVVGINARWVVPNRYVQNEGMVNLLKTVRGTRSLGSAAIEISYVVTGRLDAYISMRLSPWDVAGGMVLAKEVGAIVTNLAFEHLDLLDADSFIVSKPGLHEQLLTDYIQLKQNPAK from the coding sequence TTGGATATACACAAGCTTGATACATACGCGAAGTCGTTAATAAAGGAAGCGGCATATAACATTAAAACTTCCTTGTCTTCCGAGCTCATCATTGAATCGAAGTCAGAGGCAAATGACCTAGTTACTAATATCGATAAAGAGACTGAACAATTTTTTATCAGGCATATAAAAGCAGATTTTGCAGGGCACCGAATATTTGGAGAAGAAGGATTTGGTGATGACATAAAGGATTTAGACGGCTATGTATGGTTACTTGATCCAATAGATGGTACAACAAATTTCATTCATCAAAAACAAAATTTTGCTATTTCATTGGGGATATATAAAGATGGAGTAGGTATCCTAGGATATATATATAATGTGATGGAGGATACTTTGCTTAGTGGGTCCTTAAATGGTGGTGCATATCTTAATGATATGCGTTTGCCGAAGTTACACGCTTCCTCGGTTGAGGAGGCAGTTGTTGGTATAAACGCTAGATGGGTAGTGCCGAATAGATATGTACAAAATGAAGGGATGGTGAACTTACTTAAAACCGTCAGAGGTACTAGGTCACTTGGTTCAGCAGCAATCGAAATATCGTATGTAGTGACTGGAAGGTTAGATGCCTATATATCTATGCGGTTATCACCTTGGGATGTAGCTGGCGGAATGGTTTTAGCAAAAGAAGTTGGGGCAATTGTTACGAATTTAGCATTTGAACATCTAGATTTACTAGATGCTGATAGCTTTATCGTTTCTAAACCAGGATTACATGAACAATTATTGACAGATTATATTCAATTAAAACAAAATCCAGCAAAATAA